The following nucleotide sequence is from Gordonia jinghuaiqii.
GCCGATCACTGTCTCGATCTTCCCGCGATGCTCGTCTGGCGTCGGTACGCGCCCGTGCCCGCCGCCGAGCGCGCACCGCTCTACGGCCCGCCCGGCACCGCGATGCGCATCGGCTACGGGTCGTCGGAATTCCCCGGGGAGGTCGACGACATCACCGACACCTTCGACGTCCACGAGTGGACCGACGATCAGGAGGTGACGCTGGGCGGCATGACGATCAAGGCGATGAACGTCAATCACCCGCCCGCCACGTTCGGTCTGCGCATCACCGGTCCGCAGGGGCAGGTCATCGTCTACAGCGGGGACACGGCACCGTGCGACGAGCTCATCGATCTCGCCGCCGACGCCGACCTCTTCCTGTGTGAGGCGTCCTGGACGCACGCGCCGTCGGAGCGGCCGCCGGACCTGCACATGTCGGGGATCGAGGCGGGCGAGGCCGCGACGAAGGCCAACGTGCGGGCGCTTGCGCTCACCCATGTCGCGCCATGGTCGGATTCGGCGGAGATCCTCGCCGAGGCGCGGAGCACGTTCAACGGTCCCATCGATCTGGTGCGTCAGGGTCAGGTCTTCGACCTGACGTAGGCCGGTGTCGGCCCGTTGGGGCCCGGCGACGCCGGTGCCGACTGGCTGTGCCCGGTCGTTACAGTGAGACCCGTGACCACACGAGCTGACGGCAGAGCAGACGACGAACTGCGTCCCATCTCATTCACCCGTGGCTTCACCAGTCATCCCGCGGGTTCGGTACTGGTGGAGTTCGGCAAGACCCGGGTGATGTGCACCGCGAGTGTCACTGACGGCGTACCGCCGTGGCGTCGCGGATCCGGACTGGGATGGCTCACCGCCGAGTAC
It contains:
- a CDS encoding cyclic nucleotide-degrading phosphodiesterase, which gives rise to MRLTVLGCSGSVGGPGAACSGYLLSVPGEQPVLVDCGPGVFGELQRVADPNGVAVVLSHLHADHCLDLPAMLVWRRYAPVPAAERAPLYGPPGTAMRIGYGSSEFPGEVDDITDTFDVHEWTDDQEVTLGGMTIKAMNVNHPPATFGLRITGPQGQVIVYSGDTAPCDELIDLAADADLFLCEASWTHAPSERPPDLHMSGIEAGEAATKANVRALALTHVAPWSDSAEILAEARSTFNGPIDLVRQGQVFDLT